A genomic stretch from Longimicrobium sp. includes:
- a CDS encoding TIM barrel protein: MDCIGFSTGCIALSDARAALGLLFGHQTDAIELSALRIHELGPLVAGLPALPLDGYHYISVHAPSAFPRAKEREVARALRPIAQRGWQVVVHPDTLHDAGVWAEFGSTLCVENMDRRKPIGRTAAEMHAVFKHLPAASFCLDLAHARQCDPSMRETVRMLQAFGDRITQVHLSELNEQSRHVRLSEAAADDFERVARLIPPHVPVIIESPVQSFEIGAELEICLRAMGRAPAYA; encoded by the coding sequence ATGGACTGCATCGGCTTCTCTACCGGATGCATCGCGCTGTCCGATGCCCGCGCCGCGCTTGGCCTGCTGTTTGGGCATCAGACGGACGCCATCGAGCTCTCGGCACTGCGCATTCACGAACTCGGCCCCCTGGTCGCCGGCCTTCCCGCGCTGCCCCTCGACGGGTACCACTACATCTCCGTTCATGCGCCCAGCGCGTTCCCGCGGGCCAAGGAGCGCGAGGTCGCACGGGCGCTTCGCCCCATCGCCCAACGCGGGTGGCAGGTGGTGGTTCACCCCGACACGCTGCACGACGCCGGGGTGTGGGCGGAGTTCGGAAGTACGCTTTGCGTGGAGAACATGGACCGCCGGAAGCCGATCGGGCGCACGGCGGCGGAGATGCACGCCGTGTTCAAGCACCTGCCCGCGGCGTCGTTCTGCCTGGACCTGGCCCACGCACGCCAGTGTGACCCCTCGATGCGCGAGACCGTTCGGATGTTGCAGGCCTTCGGCGACCGCATCACACAGGTTCACCTGAGCGAGCTGAATGAGCAAAGCCGGCACGTGCGCCTGAGCGAGGCGGCTGCCGACGACTTCGAACGCGTTGCGCGGCTCATCCCGCCGCATGTTCCCGTGATCATCGAATCGCCCGTCCAGTCGTTCGAGATCGGCGCGGAACTCGAGATTTGCTTGCGCGCGATGGGCCGCGCACCCGCCTACGCGTGA
- a CDS encoding nucleotidyltransferase domain-containing protein, giving the protein MKLNDRSLAVDPPAPVLQLRDACGAEWPNITASRERSAAKLKALRVHLTAAVPQDTTLVVFGSLARNEFTAGSDVDWTLLVDGAANPEHWDTTQRIRAKLGSLGINPPTAGGAFGSLTFSHDLIHKIGGDDDTNQNTTQRLLLLLESACIGPARAYEHVVESILTRYIEEDLLSPNDTPFRVPRFLLNDFARYWRTMAVDFAHKRRVRQADKWALRTTKLRLSRKLLYSAGLLSCYLCGEQFPGARRTSPYHDARQVTQYLAQLVGATPLDIVAQVVLDSFGETSVAGRAIFDTYDEFLGVMNDAGKRETLKRLRPEEADSNAVYQEARQLGTRFHDALTRLFFEVPLREFTIRYGVF; this is encoded by the coding sequence ATGAAACTGAACGACCGGAGCCTTGCCGTCGATCCCCCCGCCCCCGTGCTCCAGCTGCGGGACGCGTGCGGCGCCGAGTGGCCGAACATCACCGCTTCACGCGAGCGCTCGGCGGCCAAGCTCAAGGCCTTGAGGGTCCACCTGACCGCCGCCGTCCCGCAGGATACGACGCTGGTCGTGTTCGGCTCGCTCGCGCGCAACGAGTTCACGGCGGGAAGCGACGTGGATTGGACCCTCCTGGTGGACGGCGCCGCCAATCCGGAGCACTGGGACACCACGCAGCGGATCCGGGCAAAGCTCGGCTCGCTCGGCATCAATCCTCCGACCGCCGGTGGTGCTTTCGGAAGCCTCACCTTCAGCCACGACCTGATCCACAAGATCGGGGGCGACGACGACACGAACCAGAACACCACGCAACGCCTGCTCCTTCTGCTGGAGTCGGCGTGCATCGGGCCCGCCCGAGCGTACGAGCACGTGGTGGAGAGCATTCTCACGCGGTATATCGAAGAAGACCTGCTGAGCCCCAACGACACCCCGTTCCGCGTTCCACGGTTCCTCCTGAACGACTTTGCGCGGTACTGGCGAACCATGGCCGTGGACTTCGCCCACAAGCGCCGCGTGCGCCAGGCCGACAAGTGGGCGCTCCGCACCACGAAGCTGCGCCTGTCGCGAAAGCTGCTGTACAGTGCGGGGCTGCTGAGCTGCTATCTGTGTGGCGAACAGTTCCCCGGAGCACGCCGCACCAGCCCCTATCACGACGCGCGGCAGGTGACGCAGTATCTTGCCCAGCTCGTGGGAGCGACGCCGCTGGACATCGTGGCGCAAGTCGTGCTAGATTCCTTCGGGGAAACTTCGGTCGCGGGGCGAGCCATCTTCGATACGTACGACGAGTTCCTGGGCGTGATGAACGACGCGGGAAAGCGCGAAACGTTGAAGCGGCTGCGCCCCGAGGAGGCAGATTCCAATGCGGTGTACCAGGAAGCTCGCCAGTTGGGAACCCGGTTCCACGATGCGCTGACGCGGCTTTTCTTCGAAGTGCCGCTACGGGAGTTCACCATCCGCTACGGGGTGTTCTGA